In one Diceros bicornis minor isolate mBicDic1 chromosome 2, mDicBic1.mat.cur, whole genome shotgun sequence genomic region, the following are encoded:
- the LOC131410642 gene encoding vomeronasal type-2 receptor 1-like, protein MAGRKECLVLGFLVFLWAALGIEGKEETEEQTCRLLGKFDLNGFVDARNHSLVIGGLFPVHSRTIPANKSILEPVSAKCEGFNFRGFRWMKTMIHTIKGINERKDILPNITLGYQIFDTCFTISKSVEAALVFLTRQEENKPNFRNSTGAFLAGIVGAGGSSLSVTASRILGLYYLPQVGYASTCSVLSDKNQFPSYLRTVASDKFQSDAMVKLIQHFGWVWVGTIAADDDYGKYGVKIFEEKMESANLCIAFSEIIPKVYSCEKMQKAVDAVKNSTARVIVLYVSDIDLSPFVLEIVFHNITDRTWIASEAWITSALIAKPECFPYFGGSIGFAVPKADIPGLKEFLYDVHPGKDPNDVLTIEFWQTAFNCTWPNSSFPYYIDHRMNMTGKDDRLHAMSDKFCTGEENLEDLKNTYLDVSQLRITNNVKQAVYSLAYALDRLSRCEEESGPYFPGNTCAYIPDFEPWQLMYYMKTLKFTTHSGMRIEIDENGDVSGYYDILNWQLDDNGEVAFVKVGEYTFTDSKFELVMKKNATMFWNTESSELPHSVCTDLCRPGTRKGIRHGEPICCFDCIPCADGHVSREPGQRECEQCGEDYWSNAQKNKCVLKEVEFLAYDEALGFTLVILSIFGALVVLAVTIVYVLYRHTPLVSANDRELSFLIQLSLVIMLLSSMLFIGKPHHWSCVARQVTLAMSFSLCLSCILGKTISLFLAYRISKSKTRFISICPLYRKIIVLISVLVEIGICTAYLVLEPPRVFKNMQSQNIKIILECDEGSIEFLCSMFGIDVFLALLCFPTTFVARQLPDNYYEGKCITFGMLVFFIIWISFVPAYLSTKGKFKVAVEIFAILASSYGLLGCIFAPKCFIILLRPKRNTDELVGGRVFTIENSIRLTSASVSSELNNTMVSAVVDD, encoded by the exons ATGGCTGGCAGGAAGGAATGCTTGGTTCTaggatttcttgtttttttatggGCTGCATTGGGCATTGAAGGCAAAGAAGAGACAGAAGAACAGACCTGTCGGTTGCTGGGCAAGTTTGACTTGAACGGGTTTGTAGATGCCAGAAACCATTCACTTGTTATTGGAGGACTGTTTCCTGTCCACTCCAGGACCATCCCAGCAAACAAGTCCATTTTGGAGCCAGTATCAGCAAAATGTGAAGG GTTTAACTTTCGGGGATTCCGCTGGATGAAAACCATGATACACACCATCAAGGGGATTAACGAGAGGAAGGACATTCTGCCCAACATCACTTTGGGCTATCAGATCTTTGACACCTGTTTCACCATCTCCAAGTCTGTGGAAGCTGCTTTGGTATTCCTTACCAGGCAGGAAGAAAACAAGCCCAACTTTAGAAACAGTACTGGAGCATTTCTGGCAGGAATTGTTGGAGCAGGTGGATCGTCCTTATCGGTTACTGCTTCAAGAATTCTAGGGTTGTATTACTTACCTCAG GTGGGCTATGCCTCTACTTGCTCAGTTCTCAGTGACAAAAACCAGTTTCCGTCTTACCTTCGCACAGTTGCCAGTGATAAGTTCCAGTCGGATGCCATGGTCAAACTCATCCAACACTTTGGTTGGGTCTGGGTAGGCACGATAGCAGCTGATGATGATTATGGAAAATATGGAGTaaaaatttttgaggaaaaaatggaGAGTGCCAACCTCTGTATTGCATTCTCTGAAATCATTCCCAAAGTCTATTCCTGTgagaaaatgcaaaaagctgtTGATGCTGTAAAGAACTCCACTGCCAGAGTCATTGTGCTTTATGTGTCTGATATTGACCTCAGTCCTTTTGTGCTGGAAATAGTTTTCCATAACATAACTGACAGAACGTGGATAGCGAGTGAAGCCTGGATTACCTCAGCTCTCATTGCAAAGCCTGAATGTTTCCCATATTTTGGTGGAAGTATTGGATTTGCAGTACCCAAAGCTGATATACCAGGATTAAAAGAATTCCTTTATGATGTACATCCTGGCAAGGATCCAAATGATGTTCTGACCATTGAATTCTGGCAAACTGCTTTTAACTGTACTTGGCCCAATAGTAGTTTTCCCTACTATATTGACCATAGAATGAATATGACTGGTAAAGACGACAGGTTACATGCCATGTCTGATAAATTCTGTACTGGAGAGGAGAATTTGGAAGATCTTAAAAATACCTATCTGGATGTGTCTCAGCTAAGAATCACAAACAATGTCAAACAAGCTGTGTATTCTCTGGCTTATGCCCTGGATCGTCTCAGTAGATGTGAAGAAGAAAGTGGGCCATATTTTCCAGGGAACACCTGTGCATATATACCCGATTTTGAGCCTTGGCAG TTAATGTACTATATGAAGACACTTAAGTTTACAACCCATAGTGGAATGAGAATAGAAATTGATGAAAATGGAGACGTGAGTGGGTACTATGATATCCTAAACTGGCAACTGGATGATAATGGAGAGGTTGCCTTTGTGAAGGTTGGAGAATATACATTTACAGACTCTAAGTTTGAACTCGTGATGAAAAAGAATGCAACAATGTTTTGGAACACTGAATCGTCAGAG CTTCCCCATTCAGTGTGTACTGATCTGTGTCGTCCTGGGACCCGGAAGGGGATTCGTCATGGGGAACCAATATGCTGCTTCGACTGCATCCCATGTGCTGATGGACACGTGTCACGGGAACCAG GTCAAAGGGAGTGTGAACAGTGCGGTGAAGACTATTGGTCAAATGCACAAAAGAATAAGTGTGTGCTGAAAGAGGTGGAATTCCTTGCTTATGATGAGGCCCTGGGATTCACGCTTGTCATTCTCTCCATCTTTGGGGCGCTTGTGGTCTTGGCAGTCACAATTGTGTATGTGCTGTACAGGCATACTCCACTTGTGAGTGCCAATGACCGGGAGCTGAGCTTTCTCATCCAGCTTTCTCTTGTCATCATGCTGCTGTCTTCCATGCTTTTCATTGGCAAGCCACACCACTGGTCCTGTGTGGCCCGCCAGGTCACTCTGGCAATGAGCTTTTCTCTTTGCCTGTCTTGCATTCTTGGAAAGACTATTTCACTGTTTTTAGCCTACAGAATTTCCAAATCCAAAACCAGATTTATATCCATCTGCCCCCTTTATCGGAAAATCATTGTACTAATTTCTGTCCTAGTCGAGATTGGCATATGCACAGCCTACTTGGTATTGGAACCCCCAAGGGTCTTCAAGAACATGCAATCTCAAAATATAAAGATCATTTTGGAATGTGATGAAGGTTCAATAGAATTTTTATGCTCTATGTTTGGGATTGATGTCTTTCTGGCTTTGCTATGCTTTCCTACCACCTTTGTGGCTCGCCAGTTGCCGGATaattactatgaaggaaaatgcATCACCTTTGGGATGCTAGTCTTTTTCATCATCTGGATCTCTTTTGTTCCTGCTTACTTGAGCACCAAAGGCAAGTTCAAAGTGGCTGTGGAAATATTTGCAATCTTGGCATCCAGCTATGGTTTGTTGGGTTGTatatttgctcccaagtgcttcATTATTTTGCTGAGGCCAAAGAGGAACACTGATGAACTTGTTGGTGGAAGAGTCTTCACTATAGAAAACAGCATCCGACTGACTTCAGCCTCTGTGAGCAGTGAGCTTAACAATACCATGGTGTCAGCTGTTGTGGATGACTAG